The proteins below come from a single Crossiella sp. CA-258035 genomic window:
- a CDS encoding ricin-type beta-trefoil lectin domain protein: MTEGVVGVRAVLPGVLLSLLLAGTAVAAPPHQHATHGHTLPPGASPDRETPEHLYEQERKVLGERHAREHLEARKRALREGRKADPHARFDSPGETPPPPGPAHEVGRFETSGAVQPSPDYGVHVAVLPTGKVLSFSFDEVTKNPQEETSPTYTVGARNRGRAHLWDPKAGTGASAWKSVPPPVVDLPDGSGQARPAPLFCTGMAFLPNGNLAVFGGNLAKDGQLSGARLVFTFDPWTETWHRQQDMSVGRWYPTSFLTPDGRVGTVSGEDDNGWLTARTEIFPARNTPIPGVAQRNATNLPSETAPVQVFTWDYPQALTLADGSTYLLGRGADQQQRLDTSSWSVRRLPDRPDGLIRRYGPAVPLPGGAQGPTQALLTSGSTGDPKALRLDSASGKWQPDSARAFSRNNDNLVLLPDGGVLSVNGETGDQLRDYGAGHKVADGDQRYRQVELYDPATRAWKLGPSSAMLRGYHSNAVLLADGRVLVTGDEFQQMTRDTNKNDNLLGSIEVYQPANLFRGPRPSITHAPEVLQYGQSFKVHHGGEAPPARAVLVSPSAATHAVNTTQRHVELAIESTVDGQLTVRAPASSAAVLPGYHMLFLLTAAGTPSVSVPVRFDPPPARRVTFTAQAVTTDQPGERCIDADGARSVPGTKVQLWDCNGTNAQRATLRADGRITLDSGGCLDYGDNTPAAGRVVTIQVCGGDGQVFEYDTAKRVLTAPNNLVLDVFGNRQDSGAELGLWHPRGSPNQTWTPAGGPRLADSMLHTDLPGGRCLDVAGGSSAPGTKVQLWDCNGTNAQRFTQRADGRVEVRSGGCLDHGPDNPPAPHLVTVQPCGGDGQRWTYHPALRVLRAADNGLAADVGNFNPANGADVVVYQPHRGANQLWSVG; this comes from the coding sequence GTGACGGAAGGCGTGGTCGGCGTGCGCGCAGTGCTGCCTGGAGTTCTGCTGTCCCTACTACTCGCGGGGACGGCCGTGGCCGCCCCGCCGCACCAGCACGCCACCCACGGGCACACGCTGCCGCCGGGCGCCAGCCCGGACCGGGAGACGCCGGAGCACCTGTACGAGCAGGAGCGCAAGGTCCTCGGCGAGCGGCACGCGCGCGAGCACCTGGAGGCCAGGAAGCGCGCGCTGCGCGAGGGCCGCAAGGCCGATCCGCACGCCAGGTTCGACTCGCCCGGGGAGACCCCGCCGCCACCGGGTCCCGCGCACGAGGTCGGCCGGTTCGAGACCAGCGGCGCGGTCCAGCCCTCACCGGACTACGGGGTGCACGTGGCGGTGCTGCCCACCGGCAAGGTGCTCTCCTTCAGCTTCGACGAGGTCACCAAGAACCCGCAGGAGGAGACCAGCCCGACCTACACCGTGGGCGCGCGCAACCGCGGCCGCGCCCACCTGTGGGACCCGAAGGCCGGCACCGGCGCGAGCGCGTGGAAGTCCGTGCCGCCGCCGGTGGTGGACCTGCCGGACGGGTCAGGCCAGGCCAGGCCCGCGCCGCTGTTCTGCACCGGGATGGCCTTCCTGCCCAACGGGAACCTGGCCGTCTTCGGCGGCAACCTGGCCAAGGACGGGCAGCTCTCCGGGGCCAGGCTGGTGTTCACCTTCGACCCGTGGACCGAGACCTGGCACCGGCAGCAGGACATGTCCGTCGGCCGCTGGTACCCGACCTCCTTCCTCACCCCGGACGGCCGGGTGGGCACCGTCTCCGGCGAGGACGACAACGGCTGGCTGACCGCCAGGACCGAGATCTTCCCGGCCCGGAACACCCCGATTCCCGGTGTCGCGCAACGGAACGCGACCAACCTGCCGAGTGAGACCGCGCCGGTGCAGGTGTTCACCTGGGACTACCCGCAGGCGCTCACCCTGGCCGACGGCTCCACCTACCTGCTCGGCCGCGGCGCGGACCAGCAGCAGCGGCTGGACACCAGCTCCTGGTCGGTGCGGCGGCTACCGGACCGGCCGGACGGCCTGATCCGCCGCTACGGCCCCGCGGTGCCGCTGCCCGGCGGCGCACAGGGCCCCACCCAGGCGCTGCTGACCAGCGGCAGCACCGGTGATCCGAAGGCGCTGCGGCTGGACTCGGCCTCCGGGAAGTGGCAGCCGGACAGCGCCCGCGCGTTCAGCCGCAACAACGACAACCTGGTGCTGCTGCCCGACGGCGGGGTGCTCTCGGTCAACGGCGAGACCGGCGACCAGCTGCGCGACTACGGCGCCGGGCACAAGGTGGCCGACGGCGACCAGCGCTACCGCCAGGTCGAGCTGTACGACCCGGCCACCCGCGCCTGGAAGCTGGGCCCGTCCTCGGCGATGCTGCGCGGCTACCACTCCAACGCGGTGCTGCTGGCCGACGGCCGGGTGCTGGTCACCGGGGACGAGTTCCAGCAGATGACCAGGGACACCAACAAGAACGACAACCTGCTGGGCTCGATCGAGGTCTACCAGCCGGCCAACCTCTTCCGCGGCCCCCGGCCGAGCATCACGCATGCGCCCGAGGTGCTCCAGTACGGCCAGTCCTTCAAGGTGCACCACGGCGGCGAGGCCCCGCCCGCCCGCGCGGTGCTGGTCTCCCCCAGCGCGGCCACGCACGCGGTGAACACCACCCAGCGGCACGTCGAGCTCGCCATTGAGTCCACTGTGGACGGTCAGCTGACGGTGCGCGCGCCGGCCAGCTCGGCCGCCGTGCTGCCCGGGTACCACATGCTGTTCCTGCTCACCGCCGCCGGCACGCCGAGCGTGTCAGTACCGGTGCGCTTCGACCCGCCACCGGCCCGCCGGGTCACCTTCACCGCGCAGGCGGTCACCACCGACCAGCCGGGCGAGCGCTGCATCGACGCCGACGGCGCCCGCTCGGTCCCCGGCACCAAGGTGCAGCTCTGGGACTGCAACGGCACCAACGCGCAGCGGGCCACCCTGCGCGCCGACGGCCGGATCACGCTGGACAGCGGCGGCTGCCTCGACTACGGCGACAACACCCCCGCCGCCGGCCGGGTGGTCACCATCCAGGTCTGCGGCGGCGACGGCCAGGTCTTCGAGTACGACACCGCGAAACGCGTCCTCACCGCGCCGAACAACCTGGTGCTGGACGTCTTCGGCAACCGCCAGGACAGCGGCGCGGAACTGGGCCTGTGGCACCCCAGGGGCAGCCCGAACCAGACCTGGACCCCGGCAGGCGGCCCGCGCCTGGCCGACTCGATGCTGCACACCGACCTGCCCGGCGGCCGCTGCCTGGACGTCGCGGGCGGCTCGTCCGCGCCGGGCACCAAGGTCCAACTGTGGGACTGCAACGGCACCAACGCCCAGCGCTTCACCCAGCGCGCGGACGGCCGGGTCGAGGTGCGCAGCGGCGGCTGCCTGGACCACGGCCCGGACAACCCGCCCGCCCCGCACCTGGTGACCGTGCAGCCCTGCGGCGGCGACGGGCAGCGCTGGACCTACCACCCCGCGCTGCGGGTGCTGCGCGCGGCGGACAACGGGCTCGCCGCGGATGTGGGCAACTTCAACCCGGCCAACGGCGCGGACGTCGTGGTCTACCAGCCGCACCGCGGCGCGAACCAGCTGTGGTCGGTGGGCTGA
- a CDS encoding MarR family transcriptional regulator — MPEFETEPTLASRLRLSVVRLNRRLRAQRTDSTVTLTQLSALSCLFKCGPLTPGELAGKEGVQPPSMTRVIAALEDHGFATRRPHPTDGRQAIVEISEQGRAFIRADVRARERWLDKQLAELDDSDRAVLARAAEIIDRMAGQ; from the coding sequence GTGCCGGAGTTCGAGACAGAGCCCACCCTCGCCAGCCGGTTGCGGCTGTCCGTCGTGCGGCTCAACCGCAGGCTCCGCGCGCAGCGCACCGACTCCACCGTCACGCTGACCCAGCTGTCCGCGCTGTCCTGCCTGTTCAAGTGCGGACCGCTGACCCCGGGTGAGCTGGCGGGCAAGGAAGGCGTGCAGCCGCCCTCGATGACGAGGGTGATCGCCGCGCTGGAAGACCACGGCTTCGCCACCCGCCGTCCGCATCCCACGGACGGCAGGCAGGCGATCGTGGAGATCAGCGAGCAGGGGCGGGCGTTCATCCGGGCCGATGTGCGGGCCAGGGAACGCTGGCTGGACAAGCAGTTGGCCGAGCTCGACGACTCGGACCGGGCAGTGCTGGCCCGGGCCGCCGAGATCATAGACAGGATGGCGGGGCAGTAA
- a CDS encoding MFS transporter, whose product MDDSTHPRSSPAPVKRPGMFASLRARNYRYFIAGQIVSLIGVWMQRVAQDWLVLDLSHGNAVALGIAMALQFAPTLVFSLWAGVLADRMDKRKLLIGLQTAMGLCALVLGLLAVTGAAQLWHVYALCLALGCFTAVETPVRQSFVVEMVGKDQVTNAVALNSMNFNMARITGPAIAGVLITLIGTGWVFLLNAATFGAVILGLALMNPAQLHRNPPVPRAKGQLREGLRYVRGRKDLVVVMVLVFFVSTFGLNFSSTLAVVARNVFGRDADGYGLLSTLLAAGTFLGALLAARRSTKGKPRLRVMIGGAAVFGVLEIVLGLMPTFTALGLVLIPTGIAVMTFTTTANSTVQLAVRPDMRGRVMGLYMLVFLGGTPLGSPVMGWIAQEYGGQMPLLVGGVVSLLAAIVCGAVLAGRGGIRWPVGRWSLFRARRRGLTEE is encoded by the coding sequence ATCGACGACTCAACCCATCCGCGTAGCAGTCCAGCCCCGGTCAAGCGCCCAGGCATGTTCGCCTCGCTGCGCGCCCGCAACTACCGCTACTTCATCGCGGGCCAGATCGTCTCGCTGATCGGCGTGTGGATGCAGCGGGTCGCTCAGGACTGGTTGGTCCTGGACCTCTCGCACGGCAACGCGGTCGCGCTCGGCATCGCGATGGCCCTGCAGTTCGCGCCCACCCTGGTGTTCTCGCTGTGGGCCGGTGTGCTGGCCGACCGGATGGACAAGCGCAAGCTGCTGATCGGCCTGCAGACCGCGATGGGCCTGTGCGCGCTGGTGCTCGGCCTGCTGGCGGTCACCGGCGCCGCGCAGCTCTGGCACGTCTACGCGCTCTGCCTGGCGCTGGGCTGCTTCACCGCGGTGGAGACGCCGGTGCGGCAGTCCTTCGTGGTGGAGATGGTCGGCAAGGACCAGGTGACCAACGCGGTCGCGCTGAACTCGATGAACTTCAACATGGCCCGGATCACCGGACCGGCCATCGCCGGCGTGCTGATCACGCTGATCGGCACCGGCTGGGTGTTCCTGCTCAACGCGGCCACCTTCGGCGCGGTGATCCTCGGCCTGGCCCTGATGAACCCGGCCCAGCTGCACCGCAACCCGCCGGTGCCCAGGGCCAAGGGCCAGCTGCGCGAGGGCCTGCGCTACGTCCGCGGCCGCAAGGACCTGGTCGTGGTGATGGTGCTGGTGTTCTTCGTCAGCACCTTCGGCCTGAACTTCAGCAGCACGCTGGCGGTGGTGGCGCGCAACGTCTTCGGCCGCGACGCCGACGGCTACGGCCTGCTCTCCACCCTGCTGGCCGCGGGCACCTTCCTCGGCGCGCTGCTGGCCGCCCGGCGCAGCACCAAGGGCAAGCCCAGGCTGCGGGTGATGATCGGCGGCGCGGCGGTGTTCGGGGTGCTGGAGATCGTGCTCGGCCTGATGCCCACCTTCACCGCGCTGGGCCTGGTGCTGATCCCCACCGGCATCGCCGTGATGACGTTCACAACCACGGCCAACTCCACCGTCCAGCTGGCCGTCCGGCCGGACATGCGCGGCCGGGTGATGGGCCTGTACATGCTGGTCTTCCTGGGCGGCACCCCGCTGGGCAGCCCGGTGATGGGGTGGATCGCGCAGGAGTACGGCGGGCAGATGCCGCTGCTGGTGGGCGGGGTGGTCTCGCTGCTGGCCGCAATCGTCTGCGGAGCCGTTCTCGCAGGTCGCGGCGGCATCCGCTGGCCGGTCGGCCGCTGGTCACTCTTTCGGGCCAGACGGCGTGGGTTGACCGAGGAGTGA
- a CDS encoding superoxide dismutase: MGAYVLPDLDYDYSALEPAISGEINELHHSKHHAAYVKGTNDTLDKIAEARDKGDFGSIVGLEHTLAFNLAGHAMHVVWWKILSPHGGDKPTGELAAAIDEEFGSFDKLRAQLNAVSTTIQGSGWGVLAWDPIGQRLITQQLKDHHSNLSIATTPLVVFDVWEHAYYLQYRNVKADYINALWNIVDWTEVGKRFEDARAGKNGLLLP, encoded by the coding sequence ATGGGCGCCTACGTCCTGCCCGATCTGGACTACGACTACTCCGCACTGGAGCCCGCGATCAGCGGGGAGATCAACGAGCTGCACCACTCCAAGCACCACGCGGCCTACGTCAAGGGCACCAACGACACCCTGGACAAGATCGCCGAAGCCCGCGACAAGGGCGACTTCGGCTCGATCGTTGGCCTGGAGCACACCCTGGCCTTCAACCTGGCCGGGCACGCCATGCACGTGGTCTGGTGGAAGATCCTCTCCCCCCACGGCGGCGACAAGCCCACCGGCGAACTGGCCGCCGCGATCGATGAGGAGTTCGGCTCCTTCGACAAGCTGCGTGCCCAGCTCAACGCGGTCTCCACCACCATCCAGGGCTCCGGCTGGGGCGTGCTGGCCTGGGACCCGATCGGTCAGCGGCTGATCACCCAGCAGCTCAAGGACCACCACTCCAACCTCTCCATCGCCACCACCCCCCTGGTCGTCTTCGACGTGTGGGAGCACGCCTACTACCTGCAGTACCGCAACGTGAAGGCCGACTACATCAACGCGCTGTGGAACATCGTCGACTGGACCGAGGTCGGCAAGCGCTTCGAGGACGCCCGCGCGGGCAAGAACGGCCTGCTGCTCCCCTGA
- a CDS encoding ABC transporter substrate-binding protein has translation MKNSLLAAVCALTLLIPACGSPSAAPSAPAAQEIGNCGRTQKFDGPPKRILSLNQHATEILVALGVTDRIVGTAFPDTPDVPAEIAADYAKVKTVSEKYPSAEQLLGTEPDLVVGGYASAFAEKDGRGREALEAKGIRTFLLSENCPDATAAISTYTEDLTALGRALGVPDRAAKLVEQTTKAVEEVTAKVAAANRPAVPVFFYDSGEQAPFTVGGRGLGNELAKRAGGRNIFADVAKVFGDASWEQVAERAPEVIVLVDYLGDNGGVDAKRRFLEGHPLASGTPAMRNKRLVTLTLPDLIEGIRLPAALRTLAAGVHPDLFR, from the coding sequence ATGAAGAACTCGTTGCTCGCCGCTGTGTGCGCGCTCACGCTGCTCATCCCGGCCTGTGGGAGCCCGTCGGCCGCGCCGAGCGCCCCCGCCGCGCAGGAGATCGGCAACTGCGGCCGGACGCAGAAGTTCGACGGCCCGCCCAAGCGCATCCTCAGCCTGAACCAGCACGCCACCGAGATCCTGGTCGCGCTCGGTGTGACCGACCGGATCGTCGGCACCGCCTTCCCGGACACCCCGGACGTGCCAGCCGAGATCGCCGCGGACTACGCCAAGGTCAAGACCGTCTCGGAGAAGTACCCGAGCGCGGAACAGCTGCTGGGCACCGAACCGGACCTGGTGGTCGGCGGCTACGCCAGCGCCTTCGCCGAGAAGGACGGCCGCGGCCGGGAAGCCTTGGAGGCCAAGGGCATCCGCACCTTCCTGCTGTCGGAGAACTGCCCGGACGCGACCGCGGCGATCAGCACCTACACCGAGGACCTGACCGCGCTGGGCCGGGCGCTGGGCGTGCCCGACCGGGCGGCCAAGCTGGTCGAGCAGACCACCAAGGCGGTCGAGGAGGTCACCGCCAAGGTCGCCGCCGCGAACCGGCCCGCGGTGCCGGTGTTCTTCTACGACAGCGGCGAGCAGGCCCCGTTCACCGTGGGCGGCCGCGGCCTGGGCAACGAGCTGGCCAAGCGCGCGGGCGGGCGCAACATCTTCGCCGACGTGGCCAAGGTCTTCGGCGACGCCAGCTGGGAGCAGGTCGCCGAGCGCGCGCCCGAGGTGATCGTGCTGGTGGACTACCTCGGCGACAACGGCGGCGTGGACGCCAAACGCCGCTTCCTGGAAGGACATCCGCTGGCCTCGGGCACCCCGGCGATGCGGAACAAGCGGCTGGTCACGCTGACCCTGCCGGACCTGATCGAAGGCATCCGGCTGCCCGCCGCGCTGCGCACCCTGGCCGCCGGCGTGCACCCGGACCTCTTCCGGTGA
- a CDS encoding iron ABC transporter permease, with product MTRIPLGLTLLLAVLALLGAASLALSFGSVAVPVGQVWRILLHWVAPGLVEADWSPVRASIIRESRLPRVVLAVLVGAALALAGAVAQIVTRNPLADPYLLGVNSGAGFFVAVVLVLGIGAGALGAATVPIAAFLGALLALLLVLAVAGRFGSVTALVLGGLGVAQIFGAGILLVIFLAAKGDQAKQVLFWLSGGLGDARWHTMAVPGAVLLLALGAGLAVGRWLNLLSAGDDGAAALGVDPKRVRLLALVGVALLAGTSVTVAGGIAFVGLIIPQAAAFLVGADARRLLPVSAVLGGLFLVCADLLARIVIAPLEVPVGAVTSSVGGAVFLVMLYRRRGRAT from the coding sequence GTGACCCGGATCCCCCTCGGCCTGACCCTGCTGCTCGCGGTACTGGCGCTGCTCGGCGCCGCCAGCCTGGCCCTGTCCTTCGGGTCGGTGGCGGTGCCGGTCGGCCAGGTGTGGCGGATCCTGCTGCACTGGGTCGCGCCGGGGCTGGTGGAGGCCGACTGGTCGCCGGTGCGGGCCTCGATCATCCGCGAGTCCCGACTGCCCAGGGTGGTGCTGGCGGTGCTGGTCGGGGCCGCGCTGGCGCTGGCCGGGGCGGTGGCGCAGATCGTCACCCGCAACCCGCTGGCCGACCCCTACCTGCTGGGCGTCAACTCCGGGGCCGGGTTCTTCGTGGCCGTGGTGCTGGTGCTGGGCATCGGCGCGGGCGCGCTGGGCGCGGCCACCGTGCCGATCGCGGCCTTCCTGGGCGCGCTGCTGGCACTGCTGCTGGTGCTCGCGGTGGCCGGGCGGTTCGGCTCGGTGACCGCGCTGGTGCTCGGCGGGCTCGGCGTGGCGCAGATCTTCGGCGCGGGCATCCTGCTGGTGATCTTCCTGGCGGCCAAGGGCGATCAGGCCAAGCAGGTGCTGTTCTGGCTCAGCGGCGGGCTCGGCGACGCGCGCTGGCACACCATGGCGGTGCCCGGCGCGGTGCTGCTGCTGGCGCTGGGCGCTGGCCTGGCCGTCGGCCGCTGGCTCAACCTGCTCTCCGCGGGCGATGACGGGGCGGCGGCGCTGGGCGTGGACCCGAAGCGGGTGCGGCTGCTGGCCCTGGTCGGGGTCGCGCTGCTGGCCGGGACCTCGGTCACGGTGGCCGGTGGCATCGCCTTCGTCGGCCTGATCATCCCGCAGGCGGCCGCGTTCCTGGTCGGCGCGGACGCCAGGCGGCTGCTGCCGGTGTCCGCGGTGCTGGGCGGGCTCTTCCTGGTCTGCGCGGACCTGCTGGCCAGGATCGTCATCGCCCCGCTGGAGGTGCCGGTCGGCGCGGTCACCTCCTCGGTCGGCGGCGCGGTGTTCCTGGTGATGCTGTACCGGCGGCGGGGGAGGGCGACGTGA
- a CDS encoding ABC transporter ATP-binding protein — MSVRTEDVRVALGGRFVVDGVSLSLAPGEVLGLVGPNGSGKTSLLRTLYRALTPAGGAVLVDQRPVAELGRRELARTLAATTQEPEHAAALTVAEVVGQGRTCHRGWLESLRAQDHAAVAEAIALADLEALRDRDVRTLSGGERQRVSIARALAQQPRILVLDEPTNHLDLRHQLAVLELLRARAAEGLSVLLTLHDLRLAVEHCDRLVVLDNGRVVTAGPPVEVLTAELLAGVFGVRGQLRALPDGRSTVDIQGTI; from the coding sequence GTGAGCGTGCGCACCGAGGACGTGCGGGTGGCGCTCGGCGGCCGGTTCGTGGTGGACGGGGTGAGCCTCTCGCTGGCGCCCGGCGAGGTGCTGGGACTGGTGGGCCCCAACGGTTCCGGCAAGACCTCGCTGCTGCGCACGCTCTACCGCGCGCTGACCCCGGCCGGCGGCGCGGTGCTGGTGGACCAGCGGCCGGTCGCCGAGCTCGGGCGGCGCGAGCTGGCCAGGACGCTGGCCGCGACCACCCAGGAGCCCGAGCACGCGGCCGCGCTGACCGTGGCCGAGGTGGTCGGCCAGGGCCGCACCTGCCACCGCGGCTGGCTGGAGTCGCTGCGCGCGCAGGACCACGCCGCGGTGGCCGAGGCGATCGCGCTGGCCGACCTGGAAGCCTTGCGGGACCGGGATGTGCGCACCCTCTCCGGCGGTGAGCGGCAGCGGGTCTCCATCGCCCGCGCGCTGGCCCAGCAGCCGCGGATCCTGGTGCTGGACGAGCCGACCAACCACCTCGACCTGCGCCACCAGCTCGCCGTGCTGGAGCTGTTGCGGGCCCGCGCGGCCGAGGGCCTGTCCGTGCTGCTCACCCTGCACGACCTGCGGCTCGCGGTGGAGCACTGCGACCGGCTGGTGGTGCTGGACAACGGCCGGGTGGTCACCGCGGGGCCGCCGGTGGAGGTGCTCACCGCCGAGCTGCTGGCCGGGGTGTTCGGCGTGCGCGGTCAGCTGCGCGCGCTGCCCGACGGACGATCCACTGTGGACATCCAGGGAACGATATGA
- a CDS encoding helix-turn-helix transcriptional regulator: MPTSPTVANWELGLRLREHRELTGLTAVAAAKAAKLTQPYVSGVEGGKLKITDVRLKALAKAYRLSEESYAGLIELRAAAEQRSWWQGYSGLFTDDTLRFFGYEHGAAAIRSYDGGLVPALLQTEDYARAVIRGAGPNIRMADVERVLEARLIRQHRLDGPEPVRLTAVVTEAVLHQQVGGRAVLAAQLRHLAAVVEQRPSTVDIRLVPFTAAAFHALGGGAFHLLDFPSRRLPTLLWQETVTSTSLIDHPVRLREFDSAFNQAVEHALSTADSLRLIRQFAKELA, from the coding sequence GTGCCCACTTCACCCACCGTCGCCAACTGGGAGCTCGGCCTCCGGCTGCGCGAGCACCGGGAGCTGACCGGCCTGACCGCGGTCGCCGCGGCCAAGGCCGCCAAGCTCACCCAGCCCTACGTCTCCGGGGTCGAGGGCGGGAAGCTGAAGATCACCGACGTCCGGCTGAAGGCGCTGGCCAAGGCCTACCGGCTCAGCGAGGAGTCCTACGCCGGGCTGATCGAGCTGCGCGCCGCGGCCGAGCAGCGCAGCTGGTGGCAGGGCTACTCCGGGCTGTTCACCGACGACACCCTGCGCTTCTTCGGCTACGAGCACGGCGCGGCCGCGATCCGCTCCTACGACGGCGGCCTGGTACCGGCCCTGCTGCAGACCGAGGACTACGCCCGCGCGGTGATCCGCGGCGCTGGGCCGAACATCCGGATGGCCGACGTGGAGCGGGTGCTGGAGGCCAGGCTGATCCGGCAGCACCGGCTGGACGGGCCGGAGCCGGTGCGGCTCACCGCGGTGGTCACCGAGGCCGTGCTGCACCAGCAGGTCGGCGGCCGCGCGGTGCTGGCCGCGCAGCTGCGGCACCTGGCCGCCGTGGTCGAACAGCGACCGTCCACTGTGGACATCCGGTTGGTGCCGTTCACCGCGGCGGCCTTCCACGCCCTCGGCGGCGGCGCCTTCCACCTGCTCGACTTCCCGAGCCGGCGGCTGCCCACGCTGCTGTGGCAGGAGACGGTCACCTCGACCTCGCTGATCGACCACCCGGTGCGGCTGCGCGAGTTCGACTCGGCGTTCAACCAGGCCGTGGAACACGCGCTGAGCACCGCGGACTCGCTGCGCCTGATCCGCCAGTTCGCCAAGGAACTGGCCTAG
- a CDS encoding YncE family protein has protein sequence MFHRLPVLLLTAGALLAAAPSAQAAEPVRHEKAATLAVPGVNSFVALGGETWFTSTRNGTAAALDGGHQVVGTPVKLGNLPAQLAANTRTGTVFAVNRGVIDKKPSVSVIDAATRQVTATIPVGAGPNGVGVDEGSGQVFVAEGGAAVVSVLDPLQRKVIASIPVGSGPDQVVVHGDRAYVSNLDDNTVSVLDTKARKVIATIPVGANPRGLAVDPVLHRLYAVNQGNGTVTTVDTRTNQVLGEPFAAGAGAGRAAVDPATGFLYTGQAELGQVAVLNPVARKVIGTLEVAAPGMIGVNPATGAVYVADGNNLQVFARFAAPVLLSEPVSTEAEPGKPARFQASARGATSVRWQESIDGGRSWAELAETGDTLTVLAETRLSGRHYRAVFGNATGSTPTAAAVLTVPGGPATTTPTSTTTTPPPTSTTPSTTTTSTTPVVAPPPAQVQPPTPRLAKTGAEPIFPLLTGLALLTAGTALLLFHHRTKKRESA, from the coding sequence ATGTTCCACCGACTTCCGGTGCTGCTGCTGACCGCGGGCGCGCTGCTGGCGGCCGCGCCGTCCGCGCAGGCCGCCGAGCCCGTGCGGCACGAGAAAGCGGCCACGCTCGCCGTGCCGGGCGTGAACTCCTTCGTCGCGCTCGGCGGCGAGACCTGGTTCACCAGCACCCGCAACGGCACCGCCGCCGCGCTGGACGGCGGGCACCAGGTCGTCGGCACCCCGGTCAAGCTGGGCAACCTGCCCGCGCAGCTGGCCGCGAACACCCGCACCGGCACCGTGTTCGCGGTCAACCGGGGCGTGATCGACAAGAAGCCCTCGGTGTCGGTCATCGACGCGGCCACCCGGCAGGTCACCGCGACCATCCCGGTCGGCGCGGGTCCCAACGGCGTCGGTGTGGACGAGGGCTCCGGCCAGGTGTTCGTGGCCGAAGGTGGCGCGGCCGTGGTGTCGGTGCTGGATCCGTTGCAGCGCAAGGTGATCGCCTCGATCCCGGTGGGCTCCGGACCGGACCAGGTGGTGGTGCACGGCGACCGCGCCTATGTGTCCAACCTGGACGACAACACCGTCTCGGTGCTGGACACCAAGGCGCGCAAGGTGATCGCCACCATTCCGGTGGGCGCGAACCCGCGCGGGCTGGCCGTTGACCCGGTGCTGCACCGGTTGTACGCGGTGAACCAGGGCAACGGCACGGTCACCACCGTGGACACCAGGACCAACCAGGTGCTCGGCGAACCCTTCGCCGCCGGGGCGGGCGCGGGCCGGGCCGCGGTCGACCCGGCCACCGGGTTCCTCTACACCGGGCAGGCCGAGCTCGGCCAGGTCGCGGTGCTGAACCCGGTGGCGCGCAAGGTGATCGGCACCCTGGAGGTGGCCGCGCCCGGGATGATCGGGGTGAACCCGGCCACCGGCGCGGTGTACGTGGCCGACGGCAACAACCTCCAGGTCTTCGCCCGGTTCGCCGCGCCGGTGCTGCTCAGCGAACCGGTCAGCACCGAGGCCGAGCCGGGCAAGCCCGCGCGGTTCCAGGCCAGCGCCCGGGGCGCGACCTCGGTGCGCTGGCAGGAGAGCATCGACGGCGGCCGCAGCTGGGCCGAGTTAGCCGAAACCGGCGACACGCTGACCGTGCTCGCGGAGACCCGGTTGTCCGGCAGGCACTACCGGGCCGTGTTCGGCAACGCCACCGGCAGCACGCCGACCGCGGCCGCGGTGCTCACCGTGCCCGGCGGTCCGGCCACGACCACCCCGACCAGCACCACCACCACTCCGCCACCGACCTCCACCACTCCCAGCACGACGACGACCTCCACCACCCCGGTCGTCGCCCCGCCACCGGCCCAGGTCCAGCCGCCCACCCCCAGGCTGGCCAAGACCGGCGCGGAACCGATCTTCCCGTTGCTGACCGGGCTGGCCCTCCTGACGGCCGGCACCGCCCTGCTGCTGTTCCACCACCGAACCAAGAAGAGGGAATCAGCATGA